One region of Triticum aestivum cultivar Chinese Spring chromosome 6B, IWGSC CS RefSeq v2.1, whole genome shotgun sequence genomic DNA includes:
- the LOC123134379 gene encoding protein NRT1/ PTR FAMILY 8.3 — MDALERGERAPLLPKSHGPKVQEDDSLQLQVPLLNLCKQSSMFLSFFAIVGAVFECLESTAFNGISTNLVMYLETVLHGTNLASASNVATWFGTSYLTPVFGAIIADSFWGNYNTILVSLVVYLLGMMLVTFSAFVPTTTAALCAAGASCAGTAGTWGLSSQTVAFVGLYLVAIGCGGVRSSLLPFGAEQFDDDSAADREGKASFFSWFYLCVSFGPIISGVFLVWIQQNVSWGLGFGIATACIALAFAAFVLATPMYKRRMPAGTPLKSLCQVVAAACRKISIKVPAEAEHLYEVSDKIDSPQPKIAHTSDFKFLDKAAIVTESDMEERPEAATSWKLCTVNQVEELKILLRLLPVWITSVIVSSAFSQMNTTFVQQGSAMEMTILSVPVPAASLASFEVICVMTWVLLYNKVIVPALRSFSSSGDGEPSQLQRMGAGRLLMALTMAVAALVEMKRLDSAARGEEISISWQLPQYFFLAGGEVFCYIAQLEFFFDEAPDTMKSMCTSLALLTIALGSYMSSFIYAIVEAFTATGDSPGWISDDLNKGHLDYFFWAMAAMCTLNFVVYSGIVKNYRLKTVIL, encoded by the exons ATGGACGCCTTGGAGAGAGGCGAGCGCGCGCCGCTCCTGCCTAAG AGTCACGGCCCAAAGGTTCAAGAGGATGATAGCCTGCAGCTGCAGGTGCCGCTCCTCAATCTATGTAAGCAAAGCTCAATGTTCCTCtcatt TTTCGCCATTGTTGGTGCAGTGTTCGAATGCCTGGAGAGCACGGCGTTCAATGGCATCTCCACCAACCTGGTGATGTATCTGGAGACCGTCCTCCACGGCACCAACCTCGCCAGCGCCTCCAACGTCGCCACCTGGTTCGGCACCAGCTACCTCACCCCCGTCTTCGGCGCCATCATCGCCGACTCCTTCTGGGGCAACTACAACACCATCCTCGTCTCCCTCGTCGTCTACCTTCTCGGCATGATGCTCGTCACCTTCTCCGCCTTCGTGCCCACCACCACGGCGGCGCTGTGCGCGGCGGGTGCCTCGTGCGCCGGCACCGCCGGcacgtgggggctgagctcgcagACCGTGGCTTTCGTGGGGCTGTACCTCGTGGCGATCGGGTGCGGTGGGGTGCGCTCGTCGCTGCTGCCGTTCGGAGCGGAGCAGTTCGACGACGACAGCGCGGCGGACCGGGAGGGCAAGGCGTCCTTCTTCAGCTGGTTCTACCTATGCGTGAGCTTCGGCCCCATCATCTCCGGCGTGTTCCTCGTCTGGATCCAGCAGAACGTCAGCTGGGGCCTCGGCTTTGGCATCGCCACCGCCTGCATCGCGCTCGCCTTCGCCGCCTTCGTGCTCGCCACGCCCATGTACAAGCGCCGCATGCCCGCCGGCACGCCGCTCAAGAGCCTCTGCCAGGTCGTCGCCGCCGCGTGCAGGAAAATCAGCATTAAGGTGCCCGCCGAAGCCGAACACCTCTACGAGGTCAGCGACAAGATCGACTCGCCCCAGCCCAAGATCGCGCACACCAGCGACTTCAAGTTCCTCGACAAGGCGGCCATCGTCACGGAGTCGGACATGGAGGAGAGGCCGGAGGCAGCGACCTCGTGGAAGCTGTGCACCGTGAATCAGGTGGAGGAGCTCAAGATCCTGCTCCGCCTGCTGCCCGTGTGGATCACCAGCGTCATCGTGTCATCGGCCTTCTCGCAGATGAACACCACGTTCGTGCAGCAGGGCAGCGCCATGGAAATGACCATCCTGTCGGTGCCGGTGCCCGCGGCGTCGCTGGCCTCCTTCGAGGTGATCTGCGTCATGACATGGGTGCTCCTCTACAACAAGGTGATCGTGCCGGCGTTGAGGAGCTTCTCCTCGAGCGGTGACGGCGAGCCGTCGCAGCTGCAGCGGATGGGTGCCGGGCGGCTCCTCATGGCGCTCACCATGGCGGTGGCAGCGCTCGTGGAAATGAAGCGGCTCGACAGCGCGGCGCGTGGGGAAGAGATCAGCATATCGTGGCAGCTGCCCCAGTACTTCTTCCTTGCCGGCGGGGAGGTCTTCTGCTACATCGCACAGCTGGAGTTCTTCTTTGACGAGGCGCCGGACACCATGAAGAGCATGTGCACGTCGCTGGCTCTGCTCACCATCGCGCTGGGGAGCTACATGAGCTCCTTCATCTACGCCATCGTGGAGGCCTTCACGGCGACGGGAGACAGCCCCGGGTGGATCTCCGACGACCTCAACAAGGGCCACCTCGACTACTTCTTCTGGGCCATGGCTGCAATGTGCACGCTCAACTTCGTTGTGTACAGCGGCATCGTCAAGAACTACAGGCTCAAGACGGTCATCTTGTGA
- the LOC123137872 gene encoding uncharacterized protein, with translation MAVAFLAGSERDGAAMQTMPGATTTISGQIRSRRRGRGRILLGGWRGGDLRGAGGGPAAGLELQRPPFRWTGLPTSPATPRRPTGPPPPRPRPARPLGAPGRTRGFTCGGARDHCLLGEETAAKATARAPVTTCKGLALPLGMSFAAVLAQGEESNEAEARPKFRLVVPNSSCGGIIGKEGATIKSFIEASATHKTREVKPSSILYLSRCCVQPAACLLCCLKEGSGALDVEDGDKEK, from the exons ATGGCGGTGGCGTTCCTCGCCGGTTCCGAGCGAGATGGGGCTGCGATGCAGACAATGCCGGGCGCGACGACGAcaatctccggccagatccggtctaGGAGGCGAGGCAGGGGCCGGATCCTGCTCGGGGGATGGCGTGGAGGCGATCTACGAGGTGCGGGAGGAGGTCCAGCGGCGGGGCTTGAACTCCAGCGGCCCCCCTTTCGATGGACGGGGTTGCCCACGTCGCCGGCGACTCCCCGGAGGCCGACAGGGCCTCCTCCTCCGCGTCCTCGACCGGCTCGGCCTCTCGGCGCTCCCGGCCGCACAAGGGGATTCACCTGCGGCGGCGCCCGCGACCATTGTCTGCTCGgagaggagacggcggcgaaggcgACGGCAAGGGCGCCGGTGACGACGTGCAAGGGCCTCGCGCTGCCGCTGGGGATGTCCTTCGCGGCGGTTCTCGCCCAG GGTGAAGAATCCAATGAAGCTGAAGCTAGGCCTAAATTTAGACTTGTAGTTCCTAATAGCTCTTGCGGTGGAATTATTGGTAAAGAAGGAGCAACAATCAA GTCATTCATTGAAGCTTCAGCGACCCATAAAACCCGGGAAGTGAAGCCCTCTTCAATCCTCTACCTCTCTCGCTGTTGTGTCCAGCCTGCTGCCTGCCTGCTGTGTTGCCTCAAAGAAGGGTCGGGGGCACTTGATGTGGAGGATGGCGACAAGGAGAAGTGA